Proteins encoded within one genomic window of Pseudalkalibacillus sp. SCS-8:
- the yqfD gene encoding sporulation protein YqfD yields the protein MTKIWTKYLRGTVKIKVVGEDAERFLNYCLKNNIQIWEIRRKNETELELHMYTDDALHIRTTLRHMNCKFVVLHRRGAPFIVRKMVSRGGFVSGIVIFFVIVFFLSNMVWNIEITGADPKTEHHLQKVIQEIGIKKGKLLFRLPDPREIQYMATEKMDEVTWIGVTLEGTTFHFKVVQKELPEEIQSTGPQHLVAKKKALVTDMFVEQGQPKVERNQFVQKGELLVSGQIGKDKNIRTVSAKGKVFGEVWYYVQVTLPQKTTFGTYTGERMDKHYLSLFGWRVPVWGFGDVTYKDYEVDEDENTFRMFKWEVPISYVKREIYESESVIREYTAKEAVKIAKQMGDEEIEQQMEEDSKIISGKILHHRIDNGKVSVSMYYKVIENIAKEQPIIGGD from the coding sequence ATGACGAAAATATGGACAAAATATCTCCGGGGTACAGTCAAAATAAAAGTTGTCGGGGAGGATGCAGAAAGGTTCCTCAACTATTGCTTGAAAAATAATATTCAAATCTGGGAGATCAGACGGAAAAACGAAACGGAATTAGAGCTTCATATGTATACGGATGACGCCCTTCACATCCGGACAACCCTTAGACACATGAACTGCAAGTTTGTTGTGCTTCATCGGAGGGGAGCTCCTTTCATCGTCAGGAAAATGGTCTCAAGAGGCGGCTTTGTCTCTGGAATCGTCATCTTCTTTGTCATTGTCTTCTTTCTCTCAAACATGGTGTGGAACATTGAAATAACAGGTGCTGATCCGAAAACGGAGCACCATCTACAGAAGGTTATTCAGGAAATCGGGATAAAGAAGGGGAAGCTGCTTTTCCGTCTGCCGGATCCAAGGGAGATCCAGTATATGGCTACCGAAAAAATGGACGAGGTCACTTGGATCGGCGTCACACTAGAGGGGACGACCTTTCATTTCAAGGTTGTCCAGAAAGAACTACCTGAAGAGATCCAATCTACAGGACCTCAGCATCTCGTAGCAAAGAAAAAAGCGCTCGTAACCGATATGTTCGTAGAGCAAGGACAGCCGAAAGTCGAAAGAAACCAATTTGTCCAAAAAGGTGAACTATTAGTTTCAGGACAGATTGGAAAAGATAAAAATATAAGAACCGTATCTGCAAAAGGAAAGGTGTTCGGCGAGGTTTGGTATTATGTCCAAGTGACCTTACCACAGAAAACCACCTTCGGAACCTATACAGGTGAAAGGATGGATAAACACTATCTCTCTTTGTTTGGATGGCGTGTACCTGTTTGGGGATTCGGAGATGTGACGTACAAAGACTATGAAGTGGATGAGGACGAGAATACGTTCAGGATGTTTAAATGGGAGGTTCCGATTTCCTACGTAAAGAGGGAAATATACGAGTCAGAAAGTGTTATTCGAGAGTATACGGCAAAGGAAGCCGTCAAAATTGCAAAACAAATGGGCGATGAAGAAATCGAACAGCAGATGGAAGAGGATTCCAAAATCATAAGCGGTAAAATTTTGCACCATCGGATCGACAATGGTAAAGTAAGTGTATCGATGTATTATAAAGTCATTGAGAATATTGCAAAAGAACAACCTATAATTGGAGGAGATTGA
- the yqfC gene encoding sporulation protein YqfC produces the protein MAQWRQKFKRWMTHSMELPADVVMDLPRITMIGHLHIYIENHRGVKRFSNNELCLFLEHGELLVAGNNFVLKTILPEEILLEGKITDVRYIDIS, from the coding sequence ATGGCGCAATGGAGACAGAAGTTCAAAAGATGGATGACCCATTCAATGGAATTACCAGCAGACGTCGTTATGGACCTACCACGAATAACAATGATTGGCCACCTGCACATCTATATTGAAAATCATAGAGGAGTCAAAAGGTTTTCAAATAACGAGCTTTGTTTGTTCCTTGAACATGGGGAACTGCTGGTGGCAGGGAATAATTTCGTGCTCAAAACGATCCTGCCAGAGGAAATATTACTTGAAGGCAAGATTACGGATGTACGTTACATAGACATTTCCTGA